A window of Roseovarius sp. THAF27 contains these coding sequences:
- a CDS encoding arylesterase yields the protein MAGKVAVLVFLGLPAFGEEPVTILALGDSLTQGYGLAQADGFVPQLQDWLQENDVAAEVINAGVSGDTTAGGASRVEWSLTPEVDAMIVALGGNDMLRGLDPGAARANLRTILEAAKARDLPVLLVGMQAPTNFGPDYKAAFDAMYPELAQEFGALYFESFFKGLGEGDPSGLQGYFQSDGIHPNAEGVNRIVEAMGPAVAELAERVE from the coding sequence TTGGCGGGCAAGGTCGCGGTGCTTGTTTTCCTTGGTTTACCGGCATTTGGTGAAGAGCCGGTGACGATCCTGGCGCTGGGTGACAGCCTGACGCAAGGCTACGGTCTGGCGCAGGCGGACGGGTTCGTGCCGCAGCTTCAGGACTGGTTGCAGGAGAACGACGTCGCAGCGGAGGTGATCAACGCGGGCGTATCGGGGGACACCACGGCGGGCGGTGCGTCACGTGTGGAATGGAGCCTGACGCCCGAGGTGGACGCGATGATCGTGGCGCTGGGCGGCAACGACATGCTGCGCGGGCTGGACCCCGGCGCGGCACGGGCGAACCTGAGGACGATCCTGGAGGCGGCGAAGGCGCGCGACTTGCCCGTGCTGCTGGTGGGGATGCAGGCGCCGACGAATTTCGGGCCGGATTACAAGGCGGCGTTCGACGCGATGTATCCCGAGCTGGCGCAAGAGTTCGGCGCGCTTTATTTCGAGAGCTTCTTCAAGGGGTTGGGCGAGGGCGATCCGTCCGGGTTGCAGGGCTATTTCCAGTCGGACGGGATTCATCCCAATGCCGAGGGCGTCAATCGGATCGTCGAGGCGATGGGACCCGCGGTGGCGGAACTGGCCGAGCGGGTCGAGTGA
- a CDS encoding ABC transporter ATP-binding protein: MTDPVLSLREAALSLQGNAGPVDILEAISLDVHRGDTLGLVGPSGSGKSSLLMLMGGLERATGGTVTALGHDLTTMSEDALARLRRDHIGVVFQSFHLIPTMTALENVATPLELAGAPDAFARAEEELTAVGLGKRLNHYPSQLSGGEQQRVALARAAAPRPDILLADEPTGNLDSTTGTAIIDLLFGLQERHGATLVLVTHDPSLADRCARVAELSDGHLSERQPPKARTA; this comes from the coding sequence ATGACAGACCCCGTGTTATCGCTGCGCGAGGCGGCTCTATCGCTGCAAGGCAATGCCGGCCCCGTCGACATACTTGAGGCGATCAGCCTCGATGTCCACCGCGGCGACACGCTGGGGCTGGTGGGGCCGTCGGGCTCCGGCAAATCCTCGCTGCTGATGCTGATGGGCGGGCTGGAACGCGCCACCGGCGGCACGGTCACGGCCTTGGGGCACGACCTGACGACCATGTCCGAGGATGCGCTGGCCCGCCTGCGCCGCGACCATATCGGCGTCGTGTTCCAGTCCTTCCACCTCATCCCCACCATGACCGCGCTGGAAAACGTCGCCACCCCGCTGGAACTCGCCGGTGCGCCTGACGCCTTCGCCCGCGCCGAGGAGGAACTGACCGCCGTGGGCCTCGGCAAACGCCTGAACCACTATCCCTCGCAGCTTTCAGGCGGGGAACAACAGCGCGTCGCACTCGCCCGCGCCGCCGCACCGCGCCCCGATATCCTCCTGGCGGACGAGCCTACCGGCAACCTCGACAGCACCACAGGCACCGCCATCATCGACCTTCTGTTCGGGCTACAGGAGCGCCACGGCGCCACGCTGGTCCTCGTCACGCACGATCCCAGCCTCGCCGACCGCTGCGCCCGCGTGGCCGAGTTGAGCGACGGCCATCTGTCCGAACGCCAGCCCCCCAAGGCCCGGACCGCATGA